One window of the Neorickettsia findlayensis genome contains the following:
- the rsmH gene encoding 16S rRNA (cytosine(1402)-N(4))-methyltransferase RsmH, with protein sequence MSVTDSLKDEILHKPVLLSEAIKFLAPKNGGLYVDATFGAGGYTRAILSSVDCFVYAIDRDETVKRFFQVIENDFAGRTNFINDNFMNIEALLGEVKVDGIVFDLGVSTMQLKVADRGFSFLHEGPLDMRMDRSTLLTAETVVNSYTEVKIASIIYEFGEERMSRKIAHAIVNARRKKRITTTNGLAEIVRSCFPRRHYKIDPATKTFQALRIFINDELGALACGLRAALTMLKVGGRIVVVSFHSLEDRIVKHLFRSVHGHGFNLLTKKIVVPSREEVRENPSSRSARMRVIEKV encoded by the coding sequence ATGAGTGTTACTGATAGCTTGAAAGATGAGATATTACACAAGCCGGTGCTTTTGAGCGAAGCTATAAAATTTCTTGCTCCAAAGAATGGTGGTCTTTATGTAGATGCAACATTTGGTGCAGGGGGCTACACTAGGGCTATTTTGAGTAGTGTCGACTGTTTCGTGTATGCCATCGATCGTGATGAGACAGTAAAACGATTCTTCCAGGTCATAGAGAATGATTTTGCCGGACGTACGAACTTTATAAATGATAATTTCATGAATATTGAGGCTCTACTAGGCGAAGTGAAGGTGGACGGGATTGTGTTTGACTTAGGTGTTTCAACAATGCAATTGAAGGTTGCTGATAGAGGGTTCTCTTTTCTTCACGAGGGTCCTTTAGATATGCGTATGGATAGAAGTACTCTATTAACAGCTGAGACAGTTGTTAACAGTTACACCGAAGTGAAAATCGCCTCCATTATCTACGAATTTGGTGAGGAGAGAATGTCGAGAAAGATAGCTCATGCAATTGTTAATGCAAGACGCAAAAAGAGAATCACGACGACTAACGGTCTAGCAGAAATCGTGCGATCTTGTTTTCCAAGAAGGCACTATAAGATAGACCCAGCAACAAAAACTTTCCAGGCTCTAAGAATTTTCATAAATGATGAATTGGGTGCTCTCGCATGCGGACTGAGAGCAGCGCTGACGATGCTGAAGGTTGGAGGTAGGATAGTTGTTGTTAGCTTCCATTCTCTTGAAGATAGAATAGTCAAACATTTGTTTAGAAGTGTTCATGGACACGGGTTTAATCTGCTCACGAAGAAGATTGTTGTTCCAAGTAGGGAAGAAGTAAGAGAGAATCCAAGCTCCCGTTCTGCAAGAATGAGGGTGATAGAAAAGGTATAA
- the trmB gene encoding tRNA (guanosine(46)-N7)-methyltransferase TrmB, with amino-acid sequence MSEHNTLNLGLEKKQFLRSYGRRRGRNFSENKLIDLESFLASSEKLENLKSEIVLEVGFGFGEHILKKAIDHPDKVFVGAEVYVNGVAKLLEQVKLHELSNVLIWNNDVRLLLEKLRCKVFREVYILFPDPWPKKKHKKRRIVDVSFLQLLGRSLHTLAEVVIATDDQDYAQQIYQSALKVFSKVEDTEVPKSATRFASKASNRIFGYRMVYNATDA; translated from the coding sequence GTGTCTGAGCACAATACACTAAATCTAGGGCTGGAAAAAAAACAGTTTCTCAGATCTTATGGGAGGCGTCGTGGTCGAAATTTTAGCGAGAATAAGCTCATCGACTTAGAAAGCTTTCTTGCGTCTAGTGAGAAACTTGAAAATCTCAAGAGTGAGATCGTGTTGGAGGTTGGCTTTGGTTTTGGTGAACACATACTAAAAAAGGCTATAGATCACCCGGATAAAGTATTTGTCGGCGCTGAAGTGTACGTAAATGGTGTCGCCAAGCTCCTGGAGCAAGTGAAGCTTCATGAACTATCAAATGTTCTAATTTGGAATAACGATGTTCGTCTTCTTTTGGAAAAGTTACGTTGTAAAGTTTTTCGTGAGGTATACATACTCTTTCCTGATCCCTGGCCTAAAAAAAAGCACAAGAAACGGAGAATTGTAGATGTATCGTTTTTGCAGCTCTTAGGTCGTAGTTTGCACACATTAGCTGAAGTTGTTATCGCGACTGACGACCAAGATTATGCTCAGCAAATATATCAATCTGCTTTGAAAGTCTTTTCTAAAGTTGAAGATACTGAGGTACCAAAGAGTGCTACACGCTTCGCCTCGAAAGCAAGTAACAGAATATTCGGTTACAGGATGGTATATAATGCAACTGATGCATGA
- a CDS encoding outer membrane protein assembly factor BamD, whose translation MRRKLCNFLLICFLCVFSSCDVGQSKKVLSSKMRESELSMYNNAVLALKKKNYKTAKELFEKVADIAPFSSIGEEAKASYTKILYDEGKFAAAAGSAEGYLLNYPGGARMDQVLSIKGNAYFQMSKGRSNSGEFADKARNAFAVLVDTFPTSDYVTDAHQKLLEINEIMAEKIFSIGSFYFREMNYHAAIARFDELVRDYSGTKLYASALSKRAEAYKMLGIDISSS comes from the coding sequence ATGAGAAGAAAGCTGTGTAACTTTTTGCTTATCTGTTTTCTTTGTGTTTTTTCTAGCTGTGATGTTGGGCAATCAAAGAAAGTTTTGAGCAGTAAAATGCGAGAAAGTGAACTGTCGATGTATAACAATGCGGTTCTGGCACTTAAGAAAAAAAACTACAAGACTGCAAAGGAACTTTTCGAAAAGGTAGCTGACATTGCGCCTTTTTCTTCCATAGGGGAAGAAGCAAAGGCATCTTACACTAAGATACTTTACGATGAGGGAAAGTTTGCTGCTGCAGCGGGTAGTGCCGAAGGATATCTTTTAAACTATCCAGGCGGTGCTAGGATGGATCAAGTTCTCAGCATAAAGGGGAATGCTTACTTTCAGATGTCAAAGGGTCGTAGCAATAGTGGTGAGTTCGCGGATAAAGCTAGAAATGCTTTTGCGGTTTTAGTTGATACGTTTCCTACCTCTGACTACGTTACTGACGCACATCAGAAACTACTCGAGATAAATGAAATCATGGCAGAAAAAATCTTTTCTATAGGGTCCTTCTATTTCAGAGAAATGAATTACCATGCTGCCATAGCTAGATTCGATGAATTGGTTCGTGATTATTCTGGGACAAAACTCTATGCTTCAGCTCTCTCGAAGAGAGCTGAAGCATATAAAATGCTCGGCATAGATATCTCCTCATCGTAG
- the purD gene encoding phosphoribosylamine--glycine ligase, whose protein sequence is MTVDYNLTMQLKKVLVVGNGAREHALITKIKESPMLGKIYTTNLNFSRFAEYLDINLENYLYTSSTCKAEGIDLVVIGPEEHLARGITDALMAESISVFGPTKNAAKLESSKFFAKEIAEMNGVPVAKYSFCSSINNLKKQIENVGSFPLVIKADGLASGKGVIVCKTMGEALEAGEAMLNGLFGEAGRNIIMEEFLYGQELSYFVLVDGQTILPIGHARDHKQISYNGKKYNTGGMGAYSPVPLHKKTEQEILGKIIYPTINALSAINVQYKGVLFAGLMLTNSGPKLLEYNVRFGDPETQAILPRLNADLLDLMLKTLNGDLDRATISFKKEVCLSVVLATRGYPVSYETGYPIDNVEKALQNVEGLQILNAAVRYDAEGQMISNGGRVLNLVVGAPTLSECKHKIRRGLELIDWKEGVYLDELVLG, encoded by the coding sequence ATGACCGTTGATTATAATCTGACAATGCAATTAAAAAAAGTTCTTGTCGTCGGAAACGGCGCTAGGGAGCACGCTTTGATCACGAAAATTAAGGAATCGCCAATGCTTGGCAAGATTTACACTACAAACTTGAACTTTAGTCGGTTCGCAGAATATCTTGATATCAACTTGGAAAACTACTTGTACACGTCGTCTACTTGTAAGGCGGAAGGAATAGATCTGGTAGTTATAGGACCAGAAGAACATTTGGCAAGGGGTATAACGGATGCTCTTATGGCTGAAAGCATTTCTGTTTTTGGACCCACAAAAAATGCAGCAAAATTGGAATCATCAAAGTTTTTTGCCAAAGAAATAGCAGAAATGAATGGTGTACCCGTGGCTAAGTACAGTTTTTGTTCATCCATCAACAACTTAAAAAAGCAAATTGAAAACGTTGGAAGCTTCCCTTTAGTTATTAAGGCTGATGGACTTGCATCTGGAAAAGGTGTCATAGTGTGCAAAACCATGGGAGAAGCACTAGAGGCAGGTGAGGCAATGCTGAATGGTTTGTTTGGCGAAGCAGGCAGAAATATAATAATGGAAGAGTTCTTATATGGACAGGAATTAAGTTATTTTGTCCTGGTTGATGGGCAGACAATCCTTCCAATTGGCCATGCAAGGGACCACAAACAGATTTCATACAATGGGAAAAAGTACAATACTGGTGGTATGGGTGCTTACTCGCCTGTTCCGCTCCACAAAAAAACTGAACAAGAAATACTCGGGAAGATTATATATCCAACTATCAATGCGTTGTCAGCAATTAACGTTCAGTACAAGGGGGTCCTTTTTGCGGGACTCATGCTAACCAACTCTGGACCTAAGTTATTGGAATATAATGTCCGATTTGGTGATCCAGAAACCCAAGCAATACTACCACGCCTAAACGCTGATCTACTTGATCTTATGCTCAAAACATTAAATGGAGATCTTGATAGAGCTACAATCTCTTTCAAGAAAGAAGTATGTCTGTCTGTCGTCCTTGCTACCCGCGGGTATCCAGTCTCTTATGAAACCGGATACCCGATAGATAATGTAGAGAAGGCACTACAAAACGTTGAAGGGCTACAGATTCTCAACGCTGCTGTAAGGTACGATGCAGAAGGACAGATGATTTCCAACGGTGGTCGGGTCCTCAACTTAGTGGTGGGTGCCCCGACTTTATCAGAGTGCAAACATAAAATTAGACGTGGTTTAGAATTAATAGACTGGAAAGAAGGGGTCTATTTAGATGAATTAGTCTTAGGGTAA
- a CDS encoding ribosomal protein bL36, whose amino-acid sequence MKVIGSLKSAKKRDARNSYVAKRGKRIYVYNRKNPRCNVRQGSK is encoded by the coding sequence ATGAAAGTAATAGGTTCTTTGAAGTCAGCGAAAAAACGTGATGCTCGCAATTCGTATGTTGCCAAAAGGGGTAAGCGTATATACGTGTACAATAGAAAAAATCCGCGTTGTAATGTGAGACAAGGGTCCAAGTAG
- the dapA gene encoding 4-hydroxy-tetrahydrodipicolinate synthase, which translates to MQGSRSTIKGIFTAIITPFKRNAIDIESLEQLIEVQIVSAVNGIVIADSTGEGHSLSQSEYYALVKNVAAVLKNRIPLVVSVPHCSTTQVIDVITRLKNKTIEAFLVAAPYYLRPQQEGIFEHYRQITNKTKANIVMCNIPYRCSINIENATTLRIMDLPGISAVVDLSGDLEYPTILRDGNDHVPILTGNDTTYAAHRLNGGDGIVSTLSNLIPKEMVALERAICEGDYKNTKKLHKLIFPLAKSMSCETNPVPLKYAISCIYKYVTPNVRLPLTDATTSTRQLIHTLLRKFEREKQEHEILSITQT; encoded by the coding sequence ATGCAGGGATCCAGATCAACCATAAAAGGAATTTTTACAGCAATAATCACGCCTTTTAAACGCAACGCAATAGATATAGAAAGTCTAGAACAATTAATCGAGGTTCAAATAGTGAGTGCCGTAAATGGCATTGTAATAGCTGACTCAACTGGAGAAGGACACTCATTATCTCAATCAGAATATTACGCCCTGGTAAAAAATGTAGCAGCCGTGCTTAAAAATAGGATACCTCTGGTTGTAAGTGTGCCACATTGCTCTACAACACAGGTTATCGATGTAATAACTCGCCTAAAAAACAAAACAATTGAAGCATTCCTTGTTGCAGCACCATACTACCTGCGCCCACAACAAGAAGGAATCTTTGAGCATTATAGGCAGATTACAAACAAAACAAAGGCAAACATTGTCATGTGCAACATACCATATAGGTGCTCTATCAATATAGAAAACGCAACAACACTCAGAATTATGGATCTGCCGGGTATATCAGCGGTTGTTGATTTATCTGGAGATCTTGAATATCCAACAATACTGCGTGACGGAAATGACCACGTACCTATACTCACAGGGAATGATACAACGTATGCAGCCCACAGACTCAATGGAGGAGATGGAATAGTATCTACACTGAGTAACCTGATTCCAAAAGAAATGGTCGCGTTAGAAAGAGCAATCTGTGAAGGTGACTATAAAAATACCAAAAAGTTACATAAACTCATTTTCCCACTTGCCAAATCTATGTCCTGCGAGACTAACCCAGTACCTTTAAAATACGCCATCAGTTGCATCTACAAATACGTCACACCAAATGTTAGGCTCCCACTGACAGATGCAACTACGTCAACTAGGCAGTTAATACATACTCTTCTCAGGAAGTTTGAAAGGGAAAAGCAAGAACACGAAATTTTATCCATAACACAAACTTGA
- a CDS encoding cytochrome b: protein MHNPGKYNLSLRILHWVLAFAIVGALISGFVMTSYLVPPLKFVVYGKHKAIGMTIGALMLIRLVIRMFFGAPKSQFSRLETILLHVVHSLLYVLTIGAAFSGYLMSCSGGKAVSWFGIFEFPLLFPQNPDIAKTAHDAHQVIIYLLACLIALHILATLKHLIIDRENIFRRIF from the coding sequence ATGCATAATCCGGGAAAGTATAATTTATCCCTGAGGATCTTACATTGGGTTTTGGCCTTTGCGATAGTCGGCGCACTTATAAGCGGCTTCGTTATGACCAGTTATCTGGTTCCACCTTTGAAGTTCGTCGTTTATGGAAAGCACAAGGCGATTGGCATGACTATCGGTGCTTTGATGCTCATAAGGCTGGTAATTCGCATGTTTTTTGGCGCCCCAAAAAGCCAGTTTTCCAGACTAGAGACTATCTTGTTGCATGTTGTACATTCTTTACTTTATGTTTTGACTATTGGAGCTGCTTTCTCAGGGTACTTAATGTCTTGCAGTGGAGGTAAAGCTGTTTCCTGGTTTGGGATCTTCGAATTCCCATTGTTGTTTCCACAAAACCCAGATATCGCGAAAACAGCACATGACGCACATCAGGTCATCATATATTTACTCGCTTGCCTGATTGCACTTCATATTTTAGCAACCCTAAAGCATCTAATTATTGATAGGGAGAACATTTTCAGACGAATATTTTAG
- a CDS encoding HAD family hydrolase translates to MNEKSNTKATVTPKAILFDWDDTIVDTRLMILNAVNKTLSYFGKPVLDKDMNAPERMDFFKQIFGEEWVFAYSIFRDHLKSENPEPLRIFPGFTSFLNLIAEKGIFTGVVSNKYNELLKKEVDSLGLTDRFNVVVGSGDTDQDKPSATPLLYALSRGNIIPSKETVLFIGNSATDMECARNAAVRGIAYRATPIAGFENIPIIRHYDQARTLIF, encoded by the coding sequence ATGAATGAAAAATCGAACACCAAAGCAACGGTAACTCCTAAGGCAATATTATTTGATTGGGATGATACTATTGTCGATACACGACTCATGATTCTAAATGCAGTCAACAAAACACTGAGTTACTTTGGCAAACCAGTCCTCGACAAGGACATGAATGCACCAGAAAGAATGGATTTCTTCAAACAGATTTTCGGAGAAGAGTGGGTCTTCGCTTATTCAATATTTAGGGATCACCTTAAATCTGAGAATCCAGAACCGTTACGGATATTTCCAGGATTCACATCGTTTTTGAATTTAATAGCTGAAAAGGGTATATTCACGGGTGTAGTCAGCAATAAATATAACGAATTACTTAAAAAAGAGGTAGATTCTCTTGGATTAACGGATCGATTCAATGTCGTGGTTGGCTCGGGCGATACAGATCAGGATAAACCTTCTGCAACACCGCTACTGTACGCTCTCTCGAGAGGCAATATTATCCCCTCGAAAGAAACTGTTCTTTTTATCGGTAACAGCGCAACAGACATGGAATGCGCAAGAAATGCGGCCGTACGTGGTATTGCATATCGAGCAACCCCAATAGCAGGATTCGAGAATATACCAATAATACGGCATTACGACCAAGCAAGGACTTTAATATTCTAA
- a CDS encoding uracil-DNA glycosylase — protein sequence MHIKSSRLMILKFYDRLGIETTTTDIPSSNQASITQVGAMHIDTKEFAENTTCKYQTLERDLTFVTTLDELRTLLFSFEGCQLKKGAKNTVFCDGNPNAKIMLIGEAPGEQEDKLGIPFCGRSGNLLDKMLQAIGLDRTKVYITNAVFWRPPGNRRPTPEEIQICKPFLEHHIRLVSPKLIVLLGSTAASSVLKSQDRISMLRNKFYEYKNQFIHEGISTTVMFHPSYLLRQPAQKKLAWEDLKLIRSYIDAHGL from the coding sequence ATGCATATCAAGTCGAGTCGTCTTATGATCCTTAAATTCTACGATAGACTCGGAATAGAGACTACGACCACTGATATTCCTTCGTCTAACCAAGCATCTATCACACAAGTTGGCGCAATGCACATTGATACGAAAGAGTTTGCTGAAAACACAACCTGTAAGTACCAAACTCTAGAAAGAGATCTGACATTCGTAACAACTCTCGACGAACTCAGGACACTCCTCTTCAGTTTTGAAGGCTGTCAGCTTAAAAAGGGCGCTAAAAACACAGTTTTCTGTGATGGCAATCCGAACGCAAAAATTATGCTGATTGGCGAGGCACCTGGAGAACAAGAGGATAAGCTTGGGATTCCTTTTTGTGGCAGGAGCGGTAACTTACTGGACAAAATGCTTCAAGCCATAGGACTGGATCGAACCAAAGTATATATAACAAACGCAGTTTTTTGGAGACCACCCGGAAATAGACGACCAACACCCGAGGAGATACAGATTTGTAAACCATTCTTGGAACACCATATACGACTTGTATCACCCAAGTTGATCGTGCTACTTGGTTCCACAGCTGCTTCTTCGGTTTTAAAAAGCCAAGACAGAATTTCTATGTTGAGAAATAAATTTTACGAATATAAAAACCAGTTCATTCACGAAGGGATTAGTACGACCGTAATGTTCCACCCATCGTATCTCTTGAGGCAGCCTGCTCAGAAAAAATTAGCCTGGGAAGATTTAAAACTCATTCGTTCATATATCGATGCCCATGGTCTTTAA
- a CDS encoding MlaA family lipoprotein: MVFKFGRMNRFFLTFFALVSLTLLTPCLGKTTEELDTLFSYPKTTGTAVTKVYDPMEKLNRRIFKMNSLLFKYLKSSANKKLFQGTSPRKSQTGQKSANSAKHLFLNIVDNLSEPSYVINHLLQGNPKKAVIEFWRFFINSTLGILGTFDIAQTLGLEKKATSYRKTLTIYGMKNGPFIMFPLFGATSLRNSIAALLEILTNPLNLVTQHKFIPFIVYNYSRIAREIDYYSIVFENSIDPYVKSRTFLINYDATSE, translated from the coding sequence ATGGTCTTTAAATTCGGTAGGATGAATAGGTTCTTTCTCACTTTTTTTGCACTCGTGTCTCTAACTCTTCTTACACCGTGTCTGGGAAAAACAACAGAAGAGCTCGACACACTATTCTCTTACCCCAAAACAACGGGCACAGCGGTAACGAAAGTCTACGATCCTATGGAGAAACTTAATAGGAGGATATTCAAAATGAATAGCCTACTTTTCAAATACCTAAAATCTTCTGCTAATAAAAAACTTTTCCAAGGAACAAGTCCAAGAAAGTCTCAGACAGGTCAGAAAAGTGCGAACTCTGCAAAACATTTATTTCTTAACATTGTAGATAACCTTTCTGAACCAAGTTATGTTATTAACCATCTTTTACAAGGTAATCCAAAAAAGGCTGTAATAGAATTCTGGCGGTTTTTTATTAATTCTACGCTTGGTATACTCGGAACATTCGATATAGCGCAAACTCTAGGTCTAGAGAAAAAAGCAACTTCCTATAGAAAGACACTTACCATATATGGAATGAAAAATGGCCCATTCATAATGTTTCCATTGTTCGGTGCAACATCACTCAGGAACAGTATTGCTGCTTTGCTTGAGATTCTTACAAATCCATTGAATCTCGTGACACAACACAAATTTATACCATTTATAGTATACAACTATTCCCGAATTGCGAGAGAAATTGATTATTACAGCATAGTTTTTGAAAACAGCATTGACCCATATGTAAAATCACGCACATTCCTAATAAATTACGATGCTACGTCCGAATAA
- a CDS encoding ABC transporter substrate-binding protein → MLRPNKTKWLIWLLFVTLLSSSKTFAEDSTGEFISSLYTNVTTINSSNISELDKLQHMTKLIEENIDFQKVVSFVLGRNISKLSPEELQAFTEGYKKITSLKYAKLMTKKLKYYKILREEDLGNQRHLVQTVLQEKLESSSVPLRVDYLVTVEDRKYKILDIIVSGSISMAMADREEIDTFLQDNTPKGLLAIVKTRPYNEA, encoded by the coding sequence ATGCTACGTCCGAATAAAACAAAGTGGCTAATCTGGCTGCTGTTTGTAACGCTCCTTTCTTCTTCAAAGACTTTTGCAGAAGACTCTACAGGCGAGTTTATCTCGTCTCTATACACAAATGTGACAACTATCAACAGCTCTAATATCTCAGAGCTAGATAAATTACAGCATATGACGAAGCTAATTGAGGAAAACATTGACTTCCAGAAGGTTGTGAGCTTCGTACTGGGGAGAAACATAAGTAAGCTATCACCCGAAGAGCTACAAGCGTTCACCGAAGGCTATAAGAAGATTACTTCCCTCAAATACGCAAAACTCATGACTAAAAAGCTTAAATATTATAAAATTCTGCGCGAAGAGGACTTAGGCAATCAAAGACATCTAGTCCAAACGGTCCTACAAGAAAAACTTGAGAGCAGCAGTGTACCGCTAAGAGTAGACTACCTAGTTACAGTGGAAGATAGAAAGTACAAAATTCTCGACATAATTGTTTCCGGAAGTATAAGTATGGCAATGGCAGACCGAGAAGAAATAGACACCTTTCTCCAAGACAATACGCCAAAAGGACTTTTAGCAATCGTAAAAACGCGACCATACAACGAAGCATAG
- a CDS encoding DUF2610 domain-containing protein yields the protein MKKFTVPCQFGPQTAPFTIYIGSPRRDTHPIYNQATWLSKERGGVVPQKVMDSLSKLRELAEENNVSFEDLCVYALKVAEQEETQHKEEEFSFNDKQSDE from the coding sequence ATGAAGAAGTTTACAGTACCTTGCCAGTTTGGCCCTCAGACGGCTCCTTTTACCATATATATTGGTTCTCCCAGGCGGGATACGCATCCCATTTACAATCAGGCTACATGGTTGTCAAAAGAACGTGGTGGAGTTGTCCCTCAGAAGGTCATGGATAGTCTCTCAAAATTAAGAGAACTTGCCGAGGAGAACAACGTTTCCTTTGAGGATTTATGTGTTTATGCACTGAAAGTAGCTGAGCAAGAAGAAACCCAGCATAAGGAAGAAGAATTCTCCTTTAACGATAAACAGTCCGACGAGTAA
- a CDS encoding HlyD family type I secretion periplasmic adaptor subunit: MIKKITDSAKSGKLKMLEFLTSGIRKTLHSSVKIVDQGISFFQNKETDKLKELTKNARIAGTVVLIGFFGIFGMWAIFAPIDGASLAMGEIVISSDKKSIQHLEGGIIDEIFVHEGDRVTEGQILMTLKNVGNKAQLSILEENQISLLATEKRLLAHIGRNTNMELPSIEKLEYVTEEKKNDTIKNQLLLFESNKESFANQVRIIDKKIGQIQNEVLALSAQLESAEKSVQLLEEELEAKRSLYDEHVIDKTKIVSLERERISWNGKIAEYKALIARGEQRVTEAELEKIQAENRFNSELAAQLKEVSHAIHENTQKLNTARDLMLRTIIRAPQSGVVTGLRSLSIGGVIPPAISLMEIVPENEDMFIEARVAPNNIEAIASARLVKKNLSEVDGYIGVKTRVKITAFNSKKVGILKGVMTYISANTILDPRTGMHYYLAHIRIPKSEIAMINARTKLYPGMPAIVFITTESRSFLSYLLAPIIGTFDTAFRER; this comes from the coding sequence ATGATAAAAAAAATTACTGATTCTGCAAAGTCCGGAAAGTTGAAAATGTTAGAATTTCTTACCTCTGGGATCAGGAAAACGCTTCACAGCAGTGTGAAAATTGTTGATCAGGGTATTTCATTTTTTCAAAACAAGGAAACCGATAAACTCAAAGAACTCACCAAAAACGCGCGAATTGCTGGTACAGTCGTTCTTATAGGCTTCTTTGGAATCTTTGGAATGTGGGCGATCTTTGCACCAATTGACGGTGCAAGTCTTGCAATGGGGGAAATTGTTATCAGCTCTGATAAGAAGTCTATTCAACATCTTGAAGGTGGAATAATAGATGAGATCTTTGTTCACGAAGGAGATCGTGTTACAGAGGGACAGATACTCATGACCCTCAAAAACGTCGGCAATAAGGCACAACTTTCAATACTCGAGGAGAATCAAATTTCGCTTCTGGCAACCGAAAAGAGACTCTTAGCACATATAGGCAGAAACACAAATATGGAACTCCCTAGTATAGAAAAATTGGAGTACGTGACTGAAGAGAAGAAAAACGACACCATCAAAAATCAACTGTTACTATTTGAATCCAATAAAGAATCTTTTGCTAATCAGGTTAGAATCATAGACAAAAAAATTGGCCAGATACAAAATGAGGTCCTTGCATTGAGCGCACAACTGGAATCAGCTGAAAAAAGTGTCCAGCTTCTCGAAGAAGAACTTGAAGCAAAGAGATCTCTGTACGATGAACACGTCATAGACAAAACCAAGATCGTATCTTTAGAAAGGGAAAGAATCTCCTGGAACGGCAAAATTGCTGAATATAAAGCTCTGATAGCTAGAGGGGAACAACGCGTCACAGAAGCCGAGCTGGAGAAAATTCAGGCGGAAAATAGGTTCAATAGTGAACTTGCAGCACAACTCAAAGAGGTTTCGCATGCTATTCATGAAAATACGCAGAAACTCAACACAGCGCGTGATTTAATGCTAAGGACAATTATAAGGGCTCCACAATCAGGTGTTGTGACCGGTCTTCGCTCATTGAGTATCGGTGGCGTGATACCTCCAGCTATATCGCTAATGGAAATTGTCCCTGAAAATGAAGATATGTTTATAGAAGCAAGGGTTGCACCAAATAATATTGAGGCAATAGCATCTGCGAGACTCGTCAAGAAAAATCTTAGCGAAGTTGACGGTTATATAGGGGTAAAGACGAGAGTAAAAATCACAGCATTTAACTCGAAGAAAGTAGGAATATTAAAAGGTGTAATGACATATATTTCCGCAAACACAATTTTGGATCCACGAACAGGAATGCATTATTACCTTGCACACATAAGGATTCCAAAATCGGAAATAGCTATGATAAATGCCAGAACCAAGCTTTATCCGGGAATGCCAGCTATTGTTTTTATTACAACTGAGTCTAGAAGTTTTCTTTCGTATCTACTGGCACCCATTATAGGAACCTTTGATACAGCCTTTAGAGAACGTTGA